The Pelagovum sp. HNIBRBA483 sequence TCCCAAGCTACTGGACCGCGTCCGCAGCGAAGCCATTTCCGAGGTGATCCTTGCCCTCGGTGCAACGATCGACGGCCAGACAACCGCTCATTACATTGCGGACCAACTGCCTGATGTGACGGTAACGTCGCTGGCGCAAGGTGTGCCTGTTGGCGGTGAGCTGGATTATCTCGATGACGGCACAATCACCGCAGCACTGAAAGCCCGTCGCAGCCTGTGACCCTCAGCCCGGACGACGCGCGCCGACAAATTGCGTGGTGCCTCCAACCGGATACCGACAGCTTTCGACCACTTCAAACCCGCTGGCTCGGAGCAAGTCGACCCACTCTTCGCCCCTCAGATAGTGAACGTGGCGAGGCGCCTTCCCGAACAGCTGCATCACGGGGATCGCAAATCTGATAAACGGATTCATTTCCCTCAGGCAGGCAGTTTTCGAGATAAAGACCCCGCCGGGTCTTAACAGGTGAAATACCGCGCAGAAGGTTTCCGGCGGTTCAGGCACGAGATGGAGAAGATTAAGCGCGACGACCGCATCATAACCGCCCTCCCGTTCCAAATGGGCATCACCAGCGACCCCTCGCGTGAAACGGATGTTGTTGATTCCCGCAGCCAAGCGCTTTTCCTCGGCAATCACCATCATTTCCTCGGAGACATCGCTGCAAAGGATTTCTTTTGCATCCGGCGCAAGTTTCAAAGCGCTTGACCCTGTGCCGCCACCGATCTCAAGCACGGCGCTCTCAGGCGTCAAATAACGCCTGATATGATCGAGCGTCTGCTCCCAGCTCGGAACGTCCGCGACCGGTTGCGCCGCATATTTGCGGGCAATCCGGTCCCAGAACTTGTCGTCTCTATCCATAGATTTCTCCCGCCTGCAGGGCTCGGTTGCGAAGTGGCCGCCTTATGATCCACTCTACGATTATCAGATTGATACCCCAACCGCTGGAAAATAGCAGCGCCTCCGCCAACCCACTCTCAGGCTCACCAAAAATCAACATAATCGGAATGTAATAGAATGGCTGCGTTGCCGCCGAAAAAACCACGGCCATCGCCCGAAGCATCGCGCGACGATGCGCACCCATGCTACCCCGCATAGCGGTACATACACCTTGCGCTATAAAGCCAAGTATCAGGCTCGCGGCGATGATCCGTGCCACGTCCATTGGCCATTGCATCGCAAATTGCCCCGGCACCGCATAGACCATCCATAGCCCTGCCAGCGCGCCACTAATCCCTGCGCCTGCCGCGACCCGCCCAAAAACACGGTGAAGGCGCGGCGTAGGGCGCCGCATCGACGTCGCCAGTTGAAACACCGCCAACAGCGCAAACAGAGACAACCCGCCAGCATGAATTACGAGCACCCAAGGCAAATCGAAATAGCGGGCATTGTCGGGAGTCACCGGACCGCCGCTGATCATTTGGATGATGCGATACATGCTCCCACCTACGGGGATGATCAGGAGCACCACCAATCCGGAAATTAATAATTTGGCTTTCATCGCAAAACTCCAACAGGACGACCGTTGGCACACCCTAACCATACGAAAATCAAATATTAATTGCGAAAATTTCTGCTTAGTTTATGCATTTTTGCATGAATTGGCAGAATATCTCGTTCGACTGGAACCATATCCGCGCCTTTCTCGTGACCGCAGAGGAAGGCTCCTTGTCGGCCGCTGCCCGTGCGCTCAACCTCACCCAACCAACGCTCGGGCGTCAGATAGCCACGTTGGAAGAAACGCTGTCAGTCACGCTGTTTGATCGTGTCGGCCGCAGGCTGGTTCTCACCCCGATCGGGCACGACCTCCTCGCGCATGTCCGCCCGATGGGCGACGCGGCAGGGCGCATCTCCCTCGTGGCGTCGGGTTACGCGCAAAGCGTAGAGGGGACAGTCACAATCACGGCCACCGACCTCATGTCAGCTTATGAACTGCCCACTTTTTTACGCGATCTGCGAGATGTCGCCCCCGGTATCTCGGTCAAGATCATCGCGGAGAACACGATCAGCGACCTCCAGCGACGGGAGGCCGATATCGCCTTGCGCCATGTCCGCCCCGAGCAGCCCGGACTGATAACCAAACGCCTGCCCGATGTCGCGGCACAATTACTGGCCGCACGGAGCTATTTGTCCCGCTTCGCAGTGCACCCGCCAACATTAAAAGACCTTGCCAGCGCTGATTTCATCGGCGTCGGCACAGATGACGAGGGCTTGCTGGCCGCTTATCATGAAATGGGCCTGCCTTTAGACGCCAGCAATTTTCCGTATGGTTCGCAAAGCGCCATCGTTTGCTGGGAAATGTTGCGCGCAGGGCTGGGCATGAGCCTCTTTCCGCTAAGCTTAACTGAAGTTGATCCTGAAGTCGTCCCCGCGGTCCCAACACTGCCGCCGGTGTTCTTTCCAACATGGCTGACCACACATCGAGAACTGCACACGAACCGCCGGATTCGTATCGTTTTCGACCTACTTGCCGAGCACTTCACCACGAAAAAGCCCGGCCGCTGAGCGACCGGGCTTTCCTCATAAGAGTTCAGTGCAGTGCTTACTTACCGTCGTCTTCGTCGTCGCTGTCAGGCAGGTTGAAGAAGCTATCCGCATCGCTGAAATCGCCATCGCTGCCATCGTCGTCCTGATCTTCATCGTCCGAAAGTGTAAACGTTTCCAATCCGGAGATCGCCGTCGGCATCCTCGGCTCCGCCTCCATCTCGAGGCTCTGCTCGGTAGATACCAGCTTGCGGCGTTCGTCGTCGCTCATCACAGTGCCTTCTTTGGCCCGCTTGGCATTGGCCTTCTGTACCGCGGCATCCAGTTCGGATTGCTTGCAAAGCCCCAGTGCCACCGGATCAATCGGCTGGATGTTGGAGATATTCCAGTGGGTCCGCTCGCGGATCGACTGAATGGTCGGCTTGGTCGTTCCAACGAGCTTCGATATCTGCCCGTCCGATAGCTCAGGGTGGAATTTGACAAGCCACAAGATCGAAGCAGGGCGGTCCTGACGCTTCGAAAGCGGCGTATAGCGCGGGCCACGGCGCTTTTCTTCGCCCGCAGCAGCGGGGTTACTCTTCAACTTGAGATTATAGAGCGGGTCAGCTTCGCCCTTTTTGATTTCTTCGGCATCAAGTTGGTTGTTTGCCACGGGGTCAAAGCCCCGCATGCCAGCGGCAACATCGCCATCCGCGATGCCCTGAACTTCCAACTCGTGCATCCCCACAAAATCCGCAACCTGCTTGAAGGTCAGCGTTGTGTTATCCACAAGCCACACAGCGGTCGCTCTCGCCATAATCGGTTTGTCAGCCATCGGTCGTCTCCTTAAACCATGCCTTCCCCATGCCCCGGATCAGGGGGCGGCCACTTGCTGGCCCGTTCTCGTTGTCAGGGAACTCGGGCGCTGTATAGTCTTTCCGATGCGCAGTGGAAAGATCAAAATGCGGACGTTGATTTCAGTGCTGATGCTGCTGGCAGCGTCCATCCCTGCGCGCGGCGACGACATTGCTGGCCGTTTCGATTACTATGTACTTTCGCTGAGCTGGTCCCCAAATTGGTGCGCCCTTGAAGGAGACGCGCGCCGCTCGCCACAATGCGACGAAGACACGGGCTACGGTTGGATTCTGCACGGTCTATGGCCACAATACAACCGCGGCTGGCCTCAAGACTGCGACAGCGACTTTCCCGCGCCTTCAGGCTCGCTCCTGTCCTCCATCACAGATATCATGCCTTCGCGGGCACTCGCGCGGCATCAATGGCAAAAACACGGCACCTGTTATGGCCGTTCGCCCACTGATTATTTTGCAGCGGCACGAGAGGCGTTTGAAGGCATCGCAAAGCCACCCTCGCTGAGACAACATGGCGCAACGATTATGATCTCCGCACTCGAAATTGAGGCCGCCTTCTTAGAGGAAAATCAAACACTTTTCCCAGAGGCACTCACCGTAACCTGCCGAAGGGGCGCAATTCAGGAGGTGCGCATTTGCCTAAATCGAGAGACACTCTCCCCAAGGCGCTGCACAGGCAGCGTCGCACAGGATTGTGTTCTACCTGAAGCCTTATTGGCCCCCGTGCGCTAGCCGCCTGCGACCTCAAGGACGATCTTGCCGATGTGGGCGCTGCTCTCCATCCGTGCGTGGGCGGCATGTGCCTCAGCCAAGGGGAACGCACTGTCCATCACCGGCCTGATCCGCCCGCTGGAAATCTGCGGCCAGACATTTTGTAACAGATCACTTGCGATTGCTGCTTTCGCCGCGTCAGATTGCGGGCGCAATGTGCTCCCGGTCAGGGTCAGCCGCCGCATCATGACTTGTGCAAAATTCATCTCAACCTTTGCGCCTTGCAAAAAAGCGATCTGCACAAGGCGGCCATCATCCGCCAGCGCCTTTACGTTGCGTGGCAGATACGCGCCACCAACCATATCGAGAATCAGGTTCGCACCACCTGCATCGCGCATGATGGCAACAAAATCCTCATCCCGATAATTAATGGCCCGCTCCGCGCCGAGAGTTTCGCACGTCGCACATTTCGCTTCGCTGCCGGCGGTCACAAACACCCGAGCGCCAAAGAAACTGGCCAACTGGATCGCCGTCGTGCCAATGCCCGAGGTGCCGCCATGCACCAGAAAACGCTCACCGGCCTTCA is a genomic window containing:
- a CDS encoding NAD(P)H-quinone oxidoreductase, coding for MTTMRAVEIVEAGGPEVLHLTTRPRPVPRYDEVVIRVGWAGVNRPDALQRAGLYAPPKGASDLPGLEAAGEIVAIGAGVTQWAVGDRVCGLLPGGGYAEFVATSAAHCLPVPEGVSLKEAACLPETFFTVWSNVFMRGGLKAGERFLVHGGTSGIGTTAIQLASFFGARVFVTAGSEAKCATCETLGAERAINYRDEDFVAIMRDAGGANLILDMVGGAYLPRNVKALADDGRLVQIAFLQGAKVEMNFAQVMMRRLTLTGSTLRPQSDAAKAAIASDLLQNVWPQISSGRIRPVMDSAFPLAEAHAAHARMESSAHIGKIVLEVAGG
- a CDS encoding ribonuclease T; protein product: MRTLISVLMLLAASIPARGDDIAGRFDYYVLSLSWSPNWCALEGDARRSPQCDEDTGYGWILHGLWPQYNRGWPQDCDSDFPAPSGSLLSSITDIMPSRALARHQWQKHGTCYGRSPTDYFAAAREAFEGIAKPPSLRQHGATIMISALEIEAAFLEENQTLFPEALTVTCRRGAIQEVRICLNRETLSPRRCTGSVAQDCVLPEALLAPVR
- a CDS encoding LysR family transcriptional regulator produces the protein MNWQNISFDWNHIRAFLVTAEEGSLSAAARALNLTQPTLGRQIATLEETLSVTLFDRVGRRLVLTPIGHDLLAHVRPMGDAAGRISLVASGYAQSVEGTVTITATDLMSAYELPTFLRDLRDVAPGISVKIIAENTISDLQRREADIALRHVRPEQPGLITKRLPDVAAQLLAARSYLSRFAVHPPTLKDLASADFIGVGTDDEGLLAAYHEMGLPLDASNFPYGSQSAIVCWEMLRAGLGMSLFPLSLTEVDPEVVPAVPTLPPVFFPTWLTTHRELHTNRRIRIVFDLLAEHFTTKKPGR
- a CDS encoding class I SAM-dependent methyltransferase codes for the protein MDRDDKFWDRIARKYAAQPVADVPSWEQTLDHIRRYLTPESAVLEIGGGTGSSALKLAPDAKEILCSDVSEEMMVIAEEKRLAAGINNIRFTRGVAGDAHLEREGGYDAVVALNLLHLVPEPPETFCAVFHLLRPGGVFISKTACLREMNPFIRFAIPVMQLFGKAPRHVHYLRGEEWVDLLRASGFEVVESCRYPVGGTTQFVGARRPG
- a CDS encoding DUF2306 domain-containing protein; translated protein: MKAKLLISGLVVLLIIPVGGSMYRIIQMISGGPVTPDNARYFDLPWVLVIHAGGLSLFALLAVFQLATSMRRPTPRLHRVFGRVAAGAGISGALAGLWMVYAVPGQFAMQWPMDVARIIAASLILGFIAQGVCTAMRGSMGAHRRAMLRAMAVVFSAATQPFYYIPIMLIFGEPESGLAEALLFSSGWGINLIIVEWIIRRPLRNRALQAGEIYG
- a CDS encoding DUF1013 domain-containing protein, which produces MADKPIMARATAVWLVDNTTLTFKQVADFVGMHELEVQGIADGDVAAGMRGFDPVANNQLDAEEIKKGEADPLYNLKLKSNPAAAGEEKRRGPRYTPLSKRQDRPASILWLVKFHPELSDGQISKLVGTTKPTIQSIRERTHWNISNIQPIDPVALGLCKQSELDAAVQKANAKRAKEGTVMSDDERRKLVSTEQSLEMEAEPRMPTAISGLETFTLSDDEDQDDDGSDGDFSDADSFFNLPDSDDEDDGK